Genomic DNA from Turicibacter faecis:
ACCGTCTTTGGCTCATAACGAATCCCATGTAATGCATCAGCATTCGACCAAAGCTCAACGGTCAAGCTCCCATAAGCCGCGTACGCATAAATATAAATCGGATAATCGAGCATATTAATAAATTTTAAATCCACCGAATAATCTACCATGGTCGCATCTTGTCCTAATGGAACATAACTCACCGGCAAACTATGGTTTCGACGTTCCGTTGCCGTAATACCCGCCAAAAGGTGCGCATTATATAACGTTGACGAAACTTGACAAATCCCTCCTCCAACCCCCGGAACAGGTCGACCATTAAAAAAGACGGTGGAATTAACATAGCCATTTTCAATACTTACCGGAGAGACTTTCTTAGCATAAGAAAACTGTTCTCCTGGCATCAAAATGGTCTGACTAACTTTCGAAGCCGCAAGTTCTACATTTTTAGCACGCGGAATTCCTGGTAAATAAGTCGTTGAGTAAGAAGAAATTTTCGCATTAATCTTTCTCAACTCTAATACATCGTGTTCCCGAGGATCCGTTAAAAGGTTCGCTTTAACTTCAATTGAATCACCTGTCGCCTTCTCTAATGTTTCTATGATTGAATCACGAAGCTCTTCTGCTAAAATTAATTGCCCATCTCTTCCCTCGTTAAGAACTAATTGATTATACCCCTGCATGTCAAACGTCGGTTCAATTTTTTCAATATACACCTCTTTTTCAATGAGACGTACCCATTCTTCAATTAATTGCTGATCATACTTATATTCTAATGAAAGGTCATATTGTATCGGTTCACGAAGCTGTGTCGCCCATTCTATCGATTCTAACTCTTTGAACTTTAAAAGAAGATCATCAACTAATAACTCACGCTGGCGTTTTAGTTGCGGATGAAACGTCGATAGCTTGGTCTCAAACGTTTTATCTCCTGCTAAAACAGTTAACTTTCGCTCTGATTGTTGATCTAATTTATTTTCAATCACTGACAAAATTCCTTCATGATCGATACTTGTGATTTCTTGCCCATCAATAAAAAAACGTGGCATAGCCCCGCCCTCTTCAGCGAAGGCAACGATTTCCGTCATCAGACATCCTAATCCTATCGTTAATAAAAGAAACAACGTATGAAGAAACAGGACTGCCCTACACATCATCCGCCACGCTATCGACTTCCACATCGTTTGACCTCCTCAATTATTCTAACCATCATCTCTTATTAGAATGTTATAAACAACTCTTGTTTATTCTCAAAAACGACAAGATCTCCTATTTTTTGTTGTGAGAATGATTGTTTTATTGCC
This window encodes:
- a CDS encoding VanW family protein is translated as MWKSIAWRMMCRAVLFLHTLFLLLTIGLGCLMTEIVAFAEEGGAMPRFFIDGQEITSIDHEGILSVIENKLDQQSERKLTVLAGDKTFETKLSTFHPQLKRQRELLVDDLLLKFKELESIEWATQLREPIQYDLSLEYKYDQQLIEEWVRLIEKEVYIEKIEPTFDMQGYNQLVLNEGRDGQLILAEELRDSIIETLEKATGDSIEVKANLLTDPREHDVLELRKINAKISSYSTTYLPGIPRAKNVELAASKVSQTILMPGEQFSYAKKVSPVSIENGYVNSTVFFNGRPVPGVGGGICQVSSTLYNAHLLAGITATERRNHSLPVSYVPLGQDATMVDYSVDLKFINMLDYPIYIYAYAAYGSLTVELWSNADALHGIRYEPKTVVYDHGLKADTTLYGYNAEGEVVYEKFLHTSVYKKKSK